From a single Cotesia glomerata isolate CgM1 linkage group LG6, MPM_Cglom_v2.3, whole genome shotgun sequence genomic region:
- the LOC123266564 gene encoding baculoviral IAP repeat-containing protein 8-like, which yields MANLSSSRMSQSSLSTSGLTVTQSNSACDDEEIIPEGTSICCCCRFRAAVWAFIKCGHLCLCNECNRKIGDRCPLCREKSRKIKIFTNHP from the exons ATGGCAAATTTGTCAAGTTCTAGGATGTCACAGTCTAGTCTGTCAACGTCTGGCTTAACAGTAACTCAAAGTAACTCAGCATGTGACGACGAAG agATTATTCCGGAAGGGACAAGCATATGCTGCTGCTGTAGATTTCGGGCTGCTGTCTGGGCATTTATTAAATGCGGTCATTTATGTCTTTGCAATGAGTGCAATCGAAAAATTGGAGATCGCTGTCCACTCTGTCGTGAAAAAtcacgaaaaattaaaatatttaccaatCATCCATAG